A genomic segment from Bos taurus isolate L1 Dominette 01449 registration number 42190680 breed Hereford chromosome 1, ARS-UCD2.0, whole genome shotgun sequence encodes:
- the CRYGS gene encoding gamma-crystallin S isoform X1, whose translation MNLSLKIMAYSRALLFGFILSPHKVLIPIADNQSCLPEGRCEITFFEDKNFQGRHYDSDCDCADFHMYLSRCNSIRVEGGTWAVYERPNFAGYMYILPRGEYPEYQHWMGLNDRLSSCRAVHLSSGGQYKLQIFEKGDFNGQMHETTEDCPSIMEQFHMREVHSCKVLEGAWIFYELPNYRGRQYLLDKKEYRKPVDWGAASPAVQSFRRIVE comes from the exons ATGAACCTGAGTCTGAAAATAATGGCTTATAGTAGAGCACTCTTGTTTGGCTTCATCTTAAGCCCTCATAAAGTCCTCATTCCTATTGCTGACAACCAAAGTTGTCTGCCAGAAGGCAGATGTGAG ATTACTTTCTTTGAAGACAAAAACTTTCAAGGCCGCCACTATGACAGCGATTGCGACTGTGCAGATTTCCACATGTACCTGAGCCGCTGCAACTCCATCAGAGTGGAAGGAGGCACCTGGGCTGTGTATGAAAGGCCCAATTTTGCTGGGTACATGTACATCCTACCCCGGGGCGAGTATCCTGAGTACCAGCACTGGATGGGCCTCAACGACCGCCTCAGCTCCTGCAGGGCTGTTCACCTG tctagtGGAGGCCAGTATAAGCTTCAGATCTTTGAGAAAGGGGATTTTAATGGTCAGATGCATGAGACCACGGAAGACTGCCCTTCCATCATGGAGCAGTTCCACATGCGGGAGGTCCACTCCTGTAAGGTGCTGGAGGGCGCCTGGATCTTCTATGAGCTGCCCAACTACCGAGGCAGGCAGTACCTGCTGGACAAGAAGGAGTACCGGAAGCCCGTCGACTGGGGTGCAGCTTCCCCAGCTGTCCAGTCTTTCCGCCGCATTGTGGAGTGA
- the CRYGS gene encoding gamma-crystallin S encodes MSKAGTKITFFEDKNFQGRHYDSDCDCADFHMYLSRCNSIRVEGGTWAVYERPNFAGYMYILPRGEYPEYQHWMGLNDRLSSCRAVHLSSGGQYKLQIFEKGDFNGQMHETTEDCPSIMEQFHMREVHSCKVLEGAWIFYELPNYRGRQYLLDKKEYRKPVDWGAASPAVQSFRRIVE; translated from the exons ATTACTTTCTTTGAAGACAAAAACTTTCAAGGCCGCCACTATGACAGCGATTGCGACTGTGCAGATTTCCACATGTACCTGAGCCGCTGCAACTCCATCAGAGTGGAAGGAGGCACCTGGGCTGTGTATGAAAGGCCCAATTTTGCTGGGTACATGTACATCCTACCCCGGGGCGAGTATCCTGAGTACCAGCACTGGATGGGCCTCAACGACCGCCTCAGCTCCTGCAGGGCTGTTCACCTG tctagtGGAGGCCAGTATAAGCTTCAGATCTTTGAGAAAGGGGATTTTAATGGTCAGATGCATGAGACCACGGAAGACTGCCCTTCCATCATGGAGCAGTTCCACATGCGGGAGGTCCACTCCTGTAAGGTGCTGGAGGGCGCCTGGATCTTCTATGAGCTGCCCAACTACCGAGGCAGGCAGTACCTGCTGGACAAGAAGGAGTACCGGAAGCCCGTCGACTGGGGTGCAGCTTCCCCAGCTGTCCAGTCTTTCCGCCGCATTGTGGAGTGA